The nucleotide sequence CTTGTTCTAAAAGTTGATAAGAAAATGTGATggtattattttaaaagaaaataaaaatataagaatatatttttttgttgattttaacAAAGTAGTGGAAAAAATACATAACATGTACATACCCTCaacattttcttctttttatactATTAGTGCATCTTTAATTAAGATggttaaaatgaaataaaaatttattgaacTTATCTATTTAATCATCTAGATAGgtgaattttcaaatttaaaaataggtTCATAGAATGAGATATTTAACAAGCTCAATCCAACTAACACGTGAAATAAAAAGTTGGCCCATTTAGttgtttcattcttttttttctcatttttaaatatatttaataactTTTTAATAATCCAATCTAAATATTTCAGATTCTAACAAAAATATCTCAATTTTTAAtccaataatttatttaaaaggcAAAAAGTTAGCCCAAAGTTAATATTTTAgcctaattttttaattaaaataaaactgtctatttagataaaataaaaaatcccttAAATGAATTAGGCTGTTATTTTAAAAGATCGTCGTATATacttgatatatattttacccgtTCGTTTAAACTCCCTAAACAACCTAGGCCAACCCTATCTCTAGTTGAATATTTGAAGGTGGATTTTGTTTTGGATTGCATATTTCATTGAGTTGACAAATTTAAAATGGTTTCGTGTTAGTCAAAGGAAGGACATGTGTATTTATGAGAAATTCTAATATTTAAGTTACTAAAGAATTACGGTAAGGTGAGATGATAAAATAACTCCTAACTAAGAGTATttataaaagaatgaaaaaatgaGTATGTTTGGGAACTAAGTCACTTGTGATTTTATCTCTAGAAACTTGGTTGGTGATCACCAAACCATTATAAGACTTGGGGATTGAGCTTTGATAGCTAGTACGTACCCGCTGGTCCATGCTCTGTGTTAGCTTTGGATGCGCAAGATTTAATTTCTGCGCCAAGATCGTCGTTGACTTACCCTCCAAGTCGGGTCAGGTGACAATGTGGGGTATCCAACCCACTTCATTCACTGGGGAGGGAGGGGAGGGATCTTGGTTGAGTTGGATCCATATGCCATTATATATGCCTTGCACCTTATTAAGCTAAGCTGACTTCGAGCCAATGCTTTCGGCTATTGCTGCTATAACAAAATTAGTATTATAATCTTTTTATTGAGTAAATGGTTAAATTCGTTTTTGaaagataatttattttttaaattgatctgtgaaaattttttttttaatcaaatgtgtgtttaaaaattttaaattagttatgctttttataatttattattcatCTAACAATAAACAAGTATTTGATATATGTATGCAAATATTACGAGCTGTttagagggttgtaatggggttaggattAAGGTAAGATTAACATGGTCAAGTGAactaataaattgaatttttgatTAGTTTAAATATCCTACCTAACCTATATCAACCTAATCACTAATGTTCattctaactacccattactTTCTTTCTACACACATTCATGCATTCTTCTCATTCAAATCTCATGCATTTCTTatccatatattttttttcttctttgaggcaacctttgtcccctttttgttattatattttattttatttattttttattttattgtttcttttttttttattttttatttctttttctttttgcaataaaatatatatatacaaaagacaaatgcatatggttaaagcaatTGACACATGAATATGGTGCACccattttctaaaattttcaatgaataccCAAAATAAACTTTTATTTCCTCTACCAATATTTTTCAAAAGCTTCCCCACACATGAATGATAAACACACTTcaacctaaactaatcaaagatggaaTTCAagattattcataatttttcgcttagagttagtgatgtggtaacaattagaacaaaagtggattaaaaggctcaaaagtggctGACAATGGTAGATATAAGAGTTTGGCTATATGGATTAGTAGGCTTTAATTGAAATAATGGCCTTAATCATTCTAAATGCATTCAAAGCATCAAATATCAGAAATAAAGAATTAAGCAAAGTCaatatcacaatcatagaaggagcgtagtgatgagcggatattttatacgttttttgacatcatcattttcatatagtttttagtgtgttttatttagttttactaagtttttatatgttttagtgttaaattcatatttttggattctactatgagtttttgtgtttttgagaaatttcaggtattttctggctgaaattgaggagatggagTAGAAGTctaatttagagacagagaaaacactgcagatgctgtccggatctgacctgcctgcattcggaagATGCTCTGGAAAGCTGattttcagagctttccagcaatatataatagtctattctttgctttggattagaaggcccaaaactggcgtccaacgccagcctcctgccccctttcaggtgtccagcgcccaaagagcagagcccagcgtccaaaggccTAGAGAGGACCTcctagctggcattccatgcccaaggagcctcatagcacgtggatctcatcaaagttcagcccaaaccctcaccaagtgggtcccaaaagtggattttagcactaaatagactgttttacccttactagtcatctgtttagtatttaaagtgtactTTACATTATTTTCAGAGACATCATACACCATTCAGCCCTATTCATGTTTTTCCATTGTTTTTACCttcaatatgagtttctaaacctcctaggttgagggaaggagtcctgctgagtcctatgaattaataaaagtattaatgtttctcttcgatccgtgtttgattaattcaaagatgtatattcattcttCATTAATAtaaatgcgttgaactggcataaggttatcacattctacatgggttcagaatgcatctttcatcagacaatgatgaaccaccagcttgaatatacgtctctcagacggctaatccacgatttcgttggggacttctcgagacatcagttcagctgatttacggggagattagggtctctgtggtagaggctagaacctaagGCGCTACATCCTCCGagccggaagattcgaccttgtctatggcgttttgagtcggatcatcaaggagaatgaactgcagaagcttcaccctcaatcagaatggatccgcactaaacctgggaTTCAGatttggaggagtattggcagctgcttgacaaaccccaatttgacggtttgttttgcattgaatttagagtattttgataaccttttgtcacatttagcctaagaattagcatggttttgttatctcttccataattgtgcttaagtgtaaaaatatgctttttaagccttattttgatgaattctagtttctgtttgattccataagatgccttgatgtgtttgctagtaacctcaggttgaaataggctaggcatgaatcaaaggaagcaaggaagaaagcatgcaagtggagagaagcacaaaAAAGTCAAAAAAGCAAAGTCAGCCGTGCACGAgtacgcgcacaaggcgctcgcgcgcacgttgcagaatcgaccaggggcgcgcacgcgtaccatgcgcgcacgcgccgatgatggcacatgacctcattaatgcaacacgtgcctggcgatttgagagggtttctgaacccatttttggcgccaaattgctaagggaaaggaataaaaggatgaaggattaaggggaaggCATAGGATAATCATCACTCCCAACTAACTAATCACTTTTTagcttagttttagttttgaaagttagtttctagagagagaagctctcacttctctctagaattaggattaggtttagtccaataatcttagatctagattttaattcatgttcttctacttctACATCTCAATTCCTTGTAgttacattcattcttcttctattcttttgttgtaattNNNNNNNNNNNNNNNNNNNNNNNgtgaaattctataccgtcaaaaatccattcatcaaaatggcgccgttgccggggaattgcaatggtgttatgttattggttattgtacatatgtgaatagtgtaaatagtttgtcttttgcttgtttactagattttgttagttttatcttgtttttttttataatgaattctcactttggctatgagtttggctctaattgtgttgtagggaatgtgaacttcaatgctaacatgtaccaaggatggaacactccaagatgggaagagcctcaaggaattgatcacccctattggcatcaacctccggacacttataggtataattctcatcctaatgcatgtcaattcaatggctatggtgactcctTTTATGTCaatcaaccaccaccatatgcctatgactctcACCCTCAACATGAACcgcaaccattctcacaagccctCTCATACCAAACAccaccctatgatccatatccatcatataaccaatcacccataccatattcttatggccattatgagcaagaacctttagaaccaccacaaccctatcaagattactaccaagaaccacctcaatactcaccatctccatacctttaccaagaagaaccaccttcctaccatgaaccctccctccaaaataatgaaccttcctattcaccccaagccccaatagacgattctctcactttgttactccaagaacaagaagccatgaagcgggatacacttgagttcgtgaccaatttgaccaaggtggtgcacactttagcccaccaatgcttgaatactcaaggtacttccgtaaccacatgtgaaaagtcaacagaagagcaaagtatgaaggtgaaattggaaaattcggtggagaaagaggagtcaaattttgtattggagcaactagaggaacCTATAATCattaaagaaaaggaagaagtggttgaagatttaggagatgttgaaagtccaagggaatgtagtctcatggagcactcttccaaggagcttgatattgaagttgaagagggtgcgcaacctccaaggcatatcatcgttggagacttggaagaggcttatcaagaaatggattcaatcatggatgaattcctctctacaatggaatcccctcccattggacatggagttgaaagtataaaagagtgtgcacaacctcccatacccttggtgagcaatgagaaagagagctaccaagaggaaaacgttggcttggtgtatatcgaaattgaagaatatgaagaggttgaccaagaaatggatttattcatcaatgaatttctatccaaaattgaaccacctcccattaggcaagaaatcaaagttcttgaagacaacaccaagctatGTGATAAAAAGGGAAAGGTTGGAATCAAggaagctcgcaaagaggtggaaatacacaaagaagagcacaaggaagtagaccttgcatggtctaagtgtggggaagcctCCCTTCCCGAGTCATCATCTAAcgcaacattcaagtgggtaaaattcttatccataagcttcactttctcgcttgaatatggtttgattgaaacggatggacaacttagagctctttgtggaattaaaagcaagaatgagttgtgtagtggttgcaagttacgaattaggctcattaaggtcaaAGCCTCAAGGTATAGGGATGATGTTGGGACAAGGATTGCCTTATATGGATCTAGGAGGAAGCATTGGTGGAGTAAAGAGAATTCTCTGTGTCAATCACCTTTATGTCAACCGCTCATCCGACAAAACCATGAACCTCAACTAACGGATGGGTGTaaagacaagatatgggatcccggttcgctatgtgaagaccaactatggggactcatatcttgggtagaactttgcccaagcttgataAAAAgggttggaaattctgtcaaccaattgaggagcaaagatccttggagattcaaggaNNNNNNNNNNNNNNNNNNNNNNNNNTGGGCTAGCTCTAGGCCCCAGGCCCAACCCGATCTGCGCGGGCACATGCATCGCGCCAGCGCGCCACTTCACAAATTCGTCAATGTACGCGGACGCGCACTTGCCGCGCGCGCGTCCTTGCGTGGTGCCACCAAACTAGGCCATGGACCAGAGAGTTGGGCGTGCCTCAAGCCCATTCTAAGCCTCaggcccaatctcatgtacgcgtgcacgcAAGGTATGCGCACGCGCCCCTGCCTAATATGCCACACCACGTTAGCGCGCACTGTACGCTCACGCGTGGTTCTCCATCCCCCTCaatgcacgcggacgcgtacttgccgcgtgcgcgcaaATCTAGTGGCGCGACTCCCAGGCCattctccagagagttaggcctgagttgggccaaccctaagcccctagcccaactccatgcacgcgtgcgcgcacggtacgcgcacgcgtccttcCTTATTTTGCTCATCCCCGCTTAAGCGCattgtacgcgcacgcgtaggaCCCACGTTTTTTTTCAATggacgcggacgcgcaaggtgcgcgcgcgcgccaattCAAAAACAGGGATAACCCTAGCTCGCGAAGCACACTGCGCAGTCGCGCACCCCATTTCCCCaacctccatcttcttcttctctcccccCCCAACTGTCATCGCAGCAGATTCTTGGGCTAGAGCTGTCGTAGGGACACCTTCACCACCAGCCCCTACAGCTGGCCCATCATCTTCGACACCCGCAGCTCCTTCACCATCTACAGACCCTCCAGCAGCACCTGAGCCTACCTATCTCCTGGTCCAGCGTCTCTTCCGGTTCTTAGAGCGAGAGCGACACCATGTCAGACGCCGTTTGGATCGGATGGACCAGGCACTTATCTCCCTCGGCGCTGAGCTACCTCCGCTTCCCGATTCTCCGGCCTCCGACGAGCaggatcatcaggaggaggaCGCGGAGGCACCAGCTCAGCAGGATGCCCCTGCCGCTACAGAGCCAGCACACATGGAGGCTCCACCTCAGACACAGGAGACTCCACCGGTCCCACAGCCACCGACAGAGCCAGAGCCTATCGTTGTACCTCCCACTGATCCTCCggtttagcatcgaggacgatgcttgattttaagtgtggggagggcacCGGTAGCATTATCTGGGAACCGGTGAACTTTTCAGCCTAGTTATCCTATTTTGCAcatctttgtatatattttgatgccATTTCTAGttgctttggatacttttattgcttattttggatCTTAGATATTTTGATGCTTGTGGATATTTTTAGATCTTTTGGATGATAGATTCCGTACTTTTAGTTGGATTCTTCTTTATATATtttgtttatctttgtttttagtttGCGGTTGTGATTAGAAATTATGTTTTAAGTGAAACTTAGGCACCCTTTTTGCATAATATATTGGCTCTAAGTGAAAATGGAAAGGGTgaactaagaaaatttttgaacttttcaatcacaacaatgcttagtcaaacattgagatttttcaagaagtttacatatagggcattaacccaattgattgaaaaagaatttttgaaacttgcttgaatttcataccttgtgaggcatgtattgaattgagaacacaagcttgtgagacttgagcctattgatgtggttacattttataaccacttattttccattcttgtgtgaaattgttctctttccatgattgtgatccttgatttgcttgattctatatatccgtttatttctggtgtttgtgcatttatatgattgaggccattatttcatttgcCACTTACCCAAATTATATGCCTAGCTCTTGTGCTTACACATgctctcttgggaattgatttgtttgaactaagcatttccaattgctttagatagttgaatttagataggactcatatagtttagttgcattcaataaatgTCATAACCCTTAGTTCCTtcttattttagcatgaggacatgctaatgcttaagtgtggggatgttgacaaaccccaatttgacggtttgttttgcattgaatttagagtattttgataaccttttgtcacatttagcctaagaattagcatggttttgttatctcttccataattgtgcttaagtgtaaaaatatgctttttaagccttattttgatgaattctagtttctgtttgattccataagatgccttgatgtgtttgctagtaacctcaggttgaaataggctaggcatgaatcaaaggaagcaaggaagaaagcatgcaagtggagagaagcacaaaAAAAGTCAAAAAAGCAAAGTCAGCcgtgcacgcgtacgcgcacaaggcgctcgcgcgcacgttgcagaatcgaccaggggcgcgcacgcgtaccatgcgcgcacgcgccgatgatggcacatgacctcattaatgcaacacgtgcctggcgatttgagagggtttctgaacccatttttggcgccaaattgctaagggaaaggaataaaaggatgaaggattaaggggaaggCATAGGATAATCATCACTCCCAACTACTAATCACTTTTTagcttagttttagttttgaaagttagtttctagagagagaagctctcacttctctctagaattaggattaggtttagtccAATAATCTttgatctagattttaattcatgttcttctacttctACATCTCAATTCCTTGTAgttacattcattcttcttctattcttttgttgtaattttccttgggagttggctatgacttgtggctcaagtcaattcatccacttgactttcctttaattagtaagggttaactaagtggtagcaatgaacaattctcatcacaattgagaatgataactaggataggacttctagttctcacatcttgccaagagccttttgtagttgttagtttattttcattgccatttacttttcatgcttcttatccaaaaccccaaaataactcataaccaataacaagacacttcattgtaattcctagggagaacgacccgaggtccaatacttcggtttataaattttaggggt is from Arachis ipaensis cultivar K30076 chromosome B01, Araip1.1, whole genome shotgun sequence and encodes:
- the LOC107609455 gene encoding atherin-like translates to MDADAQADSWARAVVGTPSPPAPTAGPSSSTPAAPSPSTDPPAAPEPTYLLVQRLFRFLERERHHVRRRLDRMDQALISLGAELPPLPDSPASDEQDHQEEDAEAPAQQDAPAATEPAHMEAPPQTQETPPVPQPPTEPEPIVVPPTDPPV